In the genome of Paenibacillus sp. FSL R5-0766, one region contains:
- a CDS encoding arsinothricin resistance N-acetyltransferase ArsN1 family A yields the protein MQMVSIRQAKVNDLNSILGIYNQGIEDRIATLETETKDMIYIQKWFNQHQGRHVALVAEVSEQVIGWASLNPYSHRCAYHGVADLSIYIHREYRGKGIGNALLLELENEARKHNFHKIVLFTFPFNKAGQGLYQKLGYRTVGFFEQQGIMDGELIDIMIMEKLIHQAGMHG from the coding sequence ATGCAAATGGTATCTATCCGCCAAGCCAAAGTGAACGATTTAAATAGTATATTGGGCATCTACAATCAAGGCATTGAAGATCGAATTGCAACGCTAGAAACGGAAACGAAAGATATGATATACATACAAAAATGGTTTAACCAACATCAAGGGAGACATGTCGCATTGGTAGCAGAGGTATCAGAACAAGTTATTGGATGGGCTTCGTTAAATCCGTACTCGCACCGCTGTGCTTATCACGGTGTCGCTGATTTGTCGATATATATTCATAGAGAGTATCGTGGAAAAGGCATTGGAAATGCGCTCCTTTTAGAGTTGGAAAATGAAGCGAGGAAGCATAACTTTCATAAAATTGTGTTGTTTACCTTTCCCTTTAATAAGGCTGGGCAAGGATTATACCAGAAACTGGGGTATCGAACTGTAGGTTTTTTTGAACAGCAAGGTATTATGGATGGCGAACTTATTGATATTATGATTATGGAAAAACTCATTCACCAAGCTGGAATGCACGGATAA
- a CDS encoding carboxymuconolactone decarboxylase family protein, translating into MLQLLPELHRKYTDFVEEALRAEYLSPRDRALVELTSAMIIGDQEDLRKALISAKQEFITNEEIGQVAGIIAVAKTKKLFNETSTQEGILPQSSQSECCR; encoded by the coding sequence ATGCTCCAATTATTGCCTGAGCTACATCGGAAGTATACTGATTTTGTGGAAGAAGCTCTAAGAGCGGAGTACCTCTCACCCAGAGATCGAGCATTAGTTGAACTAACAAGTGCGATGATCATCGGAGATCAAGAAGATTTGAGGAAGGCACTTATTTCTGCTAAGCAAGAGTTCATTACGAACGAAGAAATTGGACAAGTTGCCGGTATCATCGCCGTAGCCAAAACAAAGAAATTATTCAATGAAACCTCCACTCAAGAAGGTATCTTGCCACAGAGTTCCCAATCCGAGTGTTGCAGATAA
- a CDS encoding ATP-grasp domain-containing protein produces the protein MVNRPVVLLIGRRDDVEEILFIKEQGYKVVLMNTKIPFEDAMIADFPFEMDLNQEEEAIAKAIEISKRLSIVAVYTNNEYRIVLGAKIAEALGLQFHLSSQAALNCRSKAQTRACLTKHQVSPIQYALIQTPAEILHILSEMKLPVIVKPSNDAGSHMVQKCNTLEEAWSAAELISTNALNWVGQPLEKHILVEEYIDGPEFSVESCTINGTTHIIAITAKNTSALIEEGHLVPALLSEQDSTLIQEVVIKALAVLGVDYIVSHTEVKLSPQGPKVIEVNARVGGDQIHNLVHAVTGYDLRKLAFHIVTGGTFASAPRDIPITDSAQIQFLLANQDGNVRLNKNAAQSIEGIKQVEISVQNGDYVTMTKSNYNRLGYMIAHGVDGKHASQVLNTAKEAMHFFITKDQDGEVPSSTDKRMGVI, from the coding sequence ATGGTGAATCGTCCTGTAGTTCTGCTTATTGGTCGGCGAGATGATGTTGAGGAGATCCTTTTCATAAAGGAACAAGGCTATAAGGTGGTTCTCATGAATACGAAGATACCTTTTGAAGATGCCATGATTGCAGATTTCCCTTTTGAAATGGATTTGAATCAGGAAGAAGAGGCAATCGCTAAGGCAATCGAAATATCTAAACGGCTTTCTATTGTTGCTGTGTATACGAATAATGAATATCGCATCGTTCTAGGTGCGAAAATAGCCGAGGCCTTGGGTCTGCAATTCCACTTATCTTCACAGGCCGCTTTAAATTGCCGCAGCAAAGCACAAACCCGCGCATGTTTAACCAAACACCAGGTATCCCCCATCCAATACGCTTTAATCCAAACACCTGCAGAGATACTACACATCCTTAGTGAAATGAAGTTACCCGTTATCGTAAAACCTTCTAATGATGCGGGCAGTCATATGGTACAAAAATGTAATACGTTAGAAGAAGCATGGAGTGCTGCTGAACTTATTAGCACTAATGCTCTAAACTGGGTTGGACAACCTTTAGAGAAGCATATTCTCGTAGAGGAATACATCGATGGACCTGAATTTAGTGTTGAGTCATGTACGATCAATGGAACCACACATATCATTGCAATTACCGCTAAAAATACATCCGCATTAATTGAAGAAGGACACTTGGTACCCGCTCTATTATCAGAACAGGATTCTACCCTGATTCAAGAGGTCGTTATTAAGGCTTTGGCGGTCCTAGGCGTAGATTATATTGTCTCCCACACTGAAGTTAAGCTTTCTCCTCAAGGACCCAAAGTAATCGAGGTGAATGCGAGGGTGGGCGGAGATCAAATTCACAACTTGGTTCATGCTGTTACCGGATATGATCTGCGTAAGTTGGCATTTCATATTGTTACGGGGGGAACCTTTGCAAGTGCTCCTAGGGACATACCCATCACGGATTCAGCCCAAATTCAATTTTTACTTGCGAATCAAGATGGAAATGTTCGATTGAACAAGAACGCAGCTCAATCAATTGAAGGAATAAAGCAAGTTGAGATCTCTGTTCAAAATGGTGATTACGTAACGATGACTAAGAGCAACTATAATCGTTTGGGCTATATGATAGCTCATGGTGTAGATGGTAAGCATGCATCTCAAGTCTTGAATACCGCAAAAGAAGCCATGCATTTTTTCATAACAAAGGATCAAGATGGAGAGGTGCCTTCGTCCACTGATAAACGTATGGGTGTCATATGA
- a CDS encoding MFS transporter produces the protein MKKNIIFLCLSVFILVVGTGIVAPLLAPYAKNLGATGLWVGTLYSGFYVVRLLIGTPIGRLADKKGPKAILIYSLILYPFIALSYGLASSIAGLLGARLLHGVASAMMLPMAMAYMGEISPKGQEGKYMGIYNTAIFLANGLGPLLGGYISVQYGTQNAFFSLLGLAVIALVIVFALPSSRAKKETNVADLNETNSERTHLKRSPWRHPGILALSSVNVIVAVLSMFMISFFTLYAQSRGLNALMIGFLIALNNIIIGATQVPLGWVVDRFNKMKLILISAMLTTILLMMFPSMHSLWTIALLMIGTGLTSAVTLASSSALSTVLGREAGMGATMGFLGSATSLGMIVGPLTSGILMDTFQIDTTFYFSGFLWILGTLVFYVLWTAYVRSIKIQSISKGEITNV, from the coding sequence ATGAAAAAGAATATTATTTTCCTGTGTTTATCTGTCTTTATATTAGTCGTAGGTACCGGGATTGTAGCACCACTACTAGCTCCTTATGCAAAAAACTTAGGGGCAACCGGTTTGTGGGTCGGAACGTTGTACAGCGGATTTTACGTAGTTCGTCTTTTAATTGGTACACCGATCGGGAGATTGGCAGATAAAAAAGGACCTAAAGCCATCCTAATCTATAGCCTGATACTTTATCCCTTTATCGCACTAAGTTATGGATTAGCAAGTAGTATAGCGGGACTTCTAGGGGCGCGGTTACTTCATGGCGTAGCATCAGCCATGATGCTACCTATGGCTATGGCTTACATGGGCGAAATCAGCCCTAAAGGGCAAGAAGGCAAGTATATGGGGATATACAACACTGCTATTTTCTTGGCAAATGGGTTGGGACCCTTGCTCGGTGGATATATATCAGTTCAGTACGGGACACAGAATGCATTTTTCTCCTTACTCGGCCTTGCGGTCATCGCCTTAGTTATTGTCTTTGCTTTACCTTCATCAAGGGCGAAGAAAGAAACCAATGTGGCTGATCTTAACGAAACCAATTCAGAGCGTACTCATCTGAAACGATCTCCCTGGAGACATCCCGGGATTCTAGCATTGTCCTCCGTCAATGTCATTGTAGCTGTTCTTTCCATGTTCATGATTTCCTTCTTCACCCTATACGCCCAAAGCAGAGGGCTTAATGCCCTGATGATCGGTTTTTTAATTGCCTTAAACAACATCATAATAGGTGCAACACAGGTACCGCTAGGTTGGGTGGTTGACCGTTTTAATAAAATGAAGTTAATTCTTATCTCAGCTATGTTGACCACGATTCTTTTAATGATGTTTCCCTCTATGCATTCGCTTTGGACGATCGCTTTACTGATGATTGGAACCGGACTAACGTCGGCAGTCACACTGGCTTCCTCTTCAGCATTGTCTACTGTTTTGGGAAGAGAGGCGGGAATGGGGGCGACGATGGGATTTTTGGGTTCTGCGACAAGCTTGGGAATGATTGTGGGTCCGCTGACATCTGGCATTCTAATGGACACTTTTCAAATTGACACTACGTTCTATTTCTCAGGTTTCCTTTGGATTCTAGGCACTCTTGTTTTCTATGTATTATGGACTGCCTATGTCCGTTCCATAAAAATACAAAGCATCTCGAAGGGAGAAATAACAAATGTCTAA
- the arsM gene encoding putative arsinothricin biosynthesis methyltransferase ArsM, which yields MSNQELVVSNVSNCCSPGPAELDAATQAIKDFYNSVAEGEGNYSEGTDKFSPSGPTERIKEFVLASDKQRILDIGCGMGTTLLSLVESHEDGKQFIGVDFSENMIARAREKSTQFPDGFRKKLGFFVADVQSLPYMDGQFDLIYSECVLNLVPDRIKAIQEITRVLAPGGTFIYTDFVSYAPVPSSIKNDLSLVSGCRAGSIQLSENIAQIEEAGYIDLEVINFTDDKNKRYRELMESSEEYKDEYLQFQQDHAEAHHFLEEKVGYYLIKATKV from the coding sequence ATGTCTAATCAAGAACTGGTAGTTTCCAATGTTTCAAACTGCTGCTCACCTGGTCCAGCTGAATTGGATGCAGCAACGCAAGCAATCAAAGACTTTTATAACTCTGTAGCTGAAGGTGAAGGTAACTACTCGGAAGGAACGGATAAATTTTCTCCGTCCGGACCTACAGAACGTATTAAAGAGTTTGTTCTTGCTTCAGATAAACAGCGAATTCTCGATATCGGTTGTGGCATGGGAACAACACTGCTCTCTTTGGTGGAGTCACATGAAGATGGAAAGCAATTTATTGGTGTAGATTTCAGTGAGAACATGATTGCCCGTGCCAGGGAAAAAAGCACCCAATTTCCAGATGGGTTTCGTAAAAAGTTGGGCTTCTTTGTTGCCGATGTCCAGTCGCTTCCGTATATGGATGGCCAGTTTGATTTGATATACAGTGAGTGTGTTCTGAATCTGGTGCCTGACCGGATTAAAGCCATCCAGGAAATTACACGTGTGTTAGCACCTGGGGGTACCTTTATCTACACGGATTTTGTTTCTTATGCACCCGTCCCGTCTTCCATCAAGAATGATTTGTCCTTGGTTAGCGGTTGCCGCGCTGGGAGTATTCAGTTAAGCGAGAACATTGCCCAAATTGAAGAAGCGGGGTATATCGATTTGGAAGTTATCAATTTTACAGATGACAAAAACAAACGATATCGTGAGCTGATGGAATCGAGTGAAGAGTATAAAGATGAATATCTGCAATTTCAGCAGGATCATGCTGAGGCCCATCATTTTTTAGAAGAAAAAGTAGGCTATTACTTGATTAAAGCCACGAAAGTTTAA
- a CDS encoding RCCLKC-tail radical SAM protein: MKVLLVSNFEGGYQPMTVATALTALLHADFDVSVLDTYVEGIDEGRFLDQELIAISIPLFDAVQAATELTQIIRQVNPKAHITYFGQHATINASRLAGKYSDSCVCGEWERPLVNLAKYLSGDTDCTLDGVLIGRDALQGKEIHPYMSRDHLSVPTRHMLPPLYKYPQKQINKLLGTEQIVGSTEIARGCHHKCLYCSVYAAYEGKVILVSESIVLQDVRNLVEGGMTHLSFIDADFFNAKYHGIKILRQLHEEFPDLTYDFTTRVDHILENKETLAEMKGLGVKFITSALEFPSEVVLDAVAKDTSIQDIEQAIAYLRHIEISLNPTFIMFNPWTNTEDLTTFRSFVDDNDLKSIIDPIQYETRLYLYKGSPLLRQASIQTLDLIEHEFYYEWKHPNPDMDELFQEIVTVPEDGIFKRCCLKC, translated from the coding sequence ATGAAGGTCCTGTTGGTTTCTAACTTTGAAGGTGGCTATCAACCGATGACGGTAGCTACAGCCTTGACCGCTTTATTACATGCAGATTTCGATGTGTCTGTGCTTGATACTTATGTCGAAGGAATTGATGAAGGACGATTTCTGGATCAAGAGCTTATCGCCATTTCCATTCCATTATTTGATGCTGTTCAAGCGGCCACTGAACTAACTCAAATCATTCGTCAGGTTAATCCGAAGGCTCATATTACGTACTTTGGTCAGCATGCAACTATTAATGCCAGCCGACTTGCCGGGAAGTATAGTGATTCCTGCGTTTGTGGAGAGTGGGAGAGACCTTTGGTCAATCTTGCAAAGTATCTGTCTGGAGACACTGATTGTACCCTGGATGGGGTTCTCATCGGACGTGATGCTCTGCAGGGTAAAGAAATTCATCCGTATATGTCGAGAGATCATTTAAGCGTTCCGACACGGCATATGCTTCCGCCGCTCTACAAGTATCCTCAGAAGCAAATCAACAAACTATTAGGCACAGAGCAGATCGTGGGCTCCACTGAAATCGCACGCGGGTGTCATCATAAGTGTCTGTATTGCTCGGTATATGCTGCCTATGAGGGTAAAGTCATCCTGGTATCTGAATCGATTGTACTACAGGATGTCAGAAACCTTGTCGAAGGGGGAATGACGCACTTATCCTTTATTGATGCAGACTTCTTTAATGCAAAATACCACGGTATCAAGATATTGCGTCAGTTACATGAGGAATTTCCAGATCTCACTTACGACTTCACTACCCGAGTAGATCATATTCTTGAAAATAAAGAAACATTAGCTGAAATGAAAGGGCTCGGTGTTAAGTTCATTACATCCGCGTTAGAATTTCCATCGGAAGTTGTACTGGATGCCGTAGCCAAGGACACCTCTATTCAAGATATCGAACAGGCTATTGCATATCTCCGCCACATCGAGATTTCACTCAATCCAACCTTTATCATGTTCAACCCCTGGACCAATACAGAAGATTTAACAACTTTCCGCTCTTTTGTAGATGATAATGACCTGAAGAGCATCATTGACCCCATACAATATGAAACAAGACTGTACCTATATAAGGGCTCCCCTTTACTGAGACAAGCCTCTATACAAACACTTGATCTGATTGAACATGAGTTCTATTACGAATGGAAACACCCTAACCCCGATATGGATGAACTATTTCAAGAGATCGTTACTGTTCCTGAAGACGGTATTTTTAAACGCTGTTGTTTAAAATGTTAA
- a CDS encoding aquaporin, with protein sequence MNATEVKDGFPLLSFETSRSSLLLDLRKKWIAEFIGTFFLVFAGTGAVVVDTTTKTLTHIGVAITFGLVVMALIYAFGHVSGAHFNPAVTLAFYFSRQITAIEAFSYVFIQCVGAYAASLTLLFMFGNVGRLGATLPSGPWLQSAILEFILSFILMMVILSSAVHAKASKSFAGIAIGGTVALEAMFGGPVSGASMNPARSLGPALASGHLEFLWIYIVWTTMGAITAAYVYRILHE encoded by the coding sequence TTGAATGCGACAGAAGTCAAAGATGGTTTTCCATTATTGAGCTTTGAAACCAGTCGCAGTTCTTTACTACTTGATCTCCGAAAAAAATGGATAGCTGAGTTTATTGGAACCTTCTTCTTAGTATTTGCCGGCACAGGTGCGGTAGTAGTAGATACCACTACAAAAACATTAACACATATCGGGGTAGCTATAACGTTTGGGCTTGTGGTCATGGCTTTGATTTATGCTTTTGGACATGTATCAGGTGCTCACTTTAACCCGGCAGTCACCCTCGCTTTTTATTTCTCAAGACAAATCACAGCGATTGAAGCCTTCTCTTATGTTTTCATACAATGTGTTGGAGCCTATGCAGCCAGCCTTACCTTACTATTTATGTTTGGTAATGTAGGGAGATTGGGGGCAACGCTTCCTTCAGGGCCCTGGTTGCAAAGTGCCATTTTGGAATTCATTCTATCCTTTATTTTAATGATGGTCATTTTAAGTTCTGCTGTCCATGCAAAAGCATCAAAATCATTCGCTGGAATCGCTATAGGAGGAACAGTCGCTCTAGAAGCGATGTTTGGAGGTCCTGTAAGTGGGGCATCTATGAACCCTGCACGATCTTTAGGCCCAGCTTTGGCCTCCGGACACTTGGAGTTTTTATGGATATATATCGTATGGACAACCATGGGCGCGATCACGGCTGCTTATGTCTACAGAATACTTCACGAATAA
- a CDS encoding GTP-binding protein: MKKVQMVLLGGFLGAGKTTTMIQMAKVLQEQGKQVAIITNDQGKELIDTELAQISGLETKEVTGGCFCCRFEDLYEHLNQLTLEKKPDYIICEAVGSCTDLAATVIQPLKQNYANEFTTVPLTIVVDPARLLAELNEEEAGRLLFSQSVSYIFEKQLAEADIIAVNKLDQYTEEEMDRVVTYLHQRYPNSIIQPISATTGVNLAPLLDLWNSTIPSGHKLLDIDYSVYAEGEAKLAWMNMLGDVKHPDGKAFDPQQWVDGLLSKLNGHFLREKMAVAHLKVHAGNDTGYVKASVVQTGAAPIYTNSYSQMGNQYRVVLNIRIEASPGLLDLVVSDAIASIDQNLGTVWDQTYHECFSPLPPQPTHRMKVTS, encoded by the coding sequence ATGAAAAAGGTCCAAATGGTGTTGTTAGGTGGCTTCCTAGGAGCGGGGAAAACAACAACAATGATACAAATGGCCAAAGTTTTACAAGAGCAGGGGAAGCAGGTCGCCATCATTACTAACGATCAAGGGAAAGAATTAATTGATACGGAACTCGCACAAATCAGTGGACTGGAAACCAAAGAAGTAACAGGGGGATGTTTCTGCTGTCGGTTTGAAGACTTGTATGAACATTTGAACCAACTTACTTTAGAAAAGAAACCGGATTACATCATTTGTGAAGCCGTTGGTAGTTGTACGGATCTCGCTGCAACGGTCATTCAGCCCTTAAAACAAAATTATGCTAACGAGTTCACAACGGTACCCTTGACTATTGTGGTTGATCCGGCTAGATTGTTGGCTGAATTAAATGAGGAAGAAGCAGGACGTCTTCTATTTTCTCAATCGGTTAGTTATATTTTTGAGAAGCAGTTGGCCGAGGCAGATATTATTGCTGTAAATAAACTGGATCAATACACGGAAGAAGAGATGGATAGAGTGGTCACGTATCTTCATCAACGCTATCCGAATTCAATCATACAGCCGATCTCAGCGACTACAGGTGTTAACTTAGCCCCTCTACTCGATTTATGGAATAGTACAATTCCAAGCGGTCACAAACTTTTGGATATTGATTACAGTGTATATGCTGAAGGCGAAGCCAAGCTTGCGTGGATGAATATGCTGGGTGACGTGAAGCATCCGGATGGAAAAGCATTCGATCCTCAGCAGTGGGTAGATGGACTTTTAAGTAAATTAAACGGGCATTTTTTGAGGGAAAAGATGGCCGTAGCGCATCTGAAGGTACATGCTGGTAATGATACAGGCTATGTCAAAGCAAGTGTTGTTCAAACAGGTGCAGCACCTATATACACCAATAGCTACTCACAAATGGGTAATCAGTACCGGGTCGTTCTGAACATTAGGATTGAAGCTTCACCGGGACTTCTGGACTTAGTCGTATCGGATGCGATTGCCTCCATTGATCAGAATCTGGGAACGGTTTGGGATCAAACGTACCACGAATGTTTTAGTCCATTGCCTCCACAACCGACTCATCGGATGAAAGTAACTTCTTAA
- a CDS encoding MarR family winged helix-turn-helix transcriptional regulator translates to MENVRELFQIMTRRFGLLNKNCCTVGAIDVSPAQSHILYEVDRQHNPSMQQIADTLGTDITTFSRQVQSLVKLKLLNKTPDSTDRRVYLLSLTTEGKFVATTIDQQMSAYLDEIFSHMSGFEKEMVINSIKLLNKAMLQSDNCCQPVKG, encoded by the coding sequence ATGGAAAATGTACGCGAGTTGTTCCAAATCATGACCAGACGGTTTGGTCTGCTCAATAAGAATTGTTGTACCGTGGGAGCTATTGATGTATCGCCGGCCCAAAGTCATATATTGTATGAGGTAGATCGTCAGCACAATCCCTCCATGCAACAAATTGCCGACACTTTAGGAACAGATATTACAACCTTCAGTAGACAGGTTCAATCCTTGGTGAAGCTTAAGTTACTTAACAAAACACCAGATTCTACAGATAGACGTGTATATCTACTCTCACTTACAACCGAAGGGAAGTTTGTTGCAACCACTATTGATCAGCAAATGAGTGCCTATCTAGATGAAATCTTTTCGCATATGAGTGGATTTGAGAAGGAGATGGTGATTAACTCAATTAAACTGTTGAATAAAGCAATGCTTCAATCTGATAACTGTTGTCAACCTGTGAAGGGATAA
- a CDS encoding alpha/beta hydrolase, with the protein MTVFSNEKTIVMVHGATYPIGSLYDVELDGFTFLDYLASHGYDVYAVDVRGYGGSTRPPEMEQPADQNPPLVRTETGVRDFGSAVDFVLKHRNLSKVNVLGMSWGGTVAGAYTSRNNNKVNKLTLIAPQWLSNKPIPIDTGGPLGSYRLVPAGTTKERWLSAAPEGKRDSLLPEGWFEKWVEATLASDPNNKTVHPEHIRATNGPILDIREYWTVGKAFYEPKDITVPVLLIHAEWDIDVPLDLAQNFFTSLTGAAYRRWVEIGEGTHMVLLEKNRVQAFQAVQSFLNENYTPAGQ; encoded by the coding sequence ATGACTGTCTTCTCTAATGAGAAAACGATCGTCATGGTCCACGGTGCTACTTATCCAATTGGCAGCCTATATGATGTTGAGCTAGACGGTTTCACCTTCCTTGATTACCTCGCAAGTCACGGTTATGACGTCTATGCAGTAGATGTTCGTGGCTATGGTGGATCCACAAGACCGCCAGAAATGGAGCAACCTGCTGATCAGAATCCTCCGCTTGTCCGTACAGAAACCGGAGTTCGTGACTTTGGCTCGGCCGTAGACTTCGTCCTAAAGCATCGAAATCTATCGAAGGTCAATGTACTTGGGATGTCTTGGGGCGGTACAGTGGCTGGGGCATATACAAGCCGTAATAATAACAAAGTGAACAAGTTAACCCTTATTGCTCCTCAGTGGCTGAGCAACAAACCAATCCCTATTGATACAGGCGGCCCGCTTGGCTCTTATCGCCTTGTGCCCGCAGGTACTACTAAAGAACGCTGGTTAAGTGCTGCTCCTGAAGGAAAACGTGACAGCTTGCTCCCTGAGGGTTGGTTTGAAAAATGGGTTGAAGCAACGCTGGCCTCTGATCCTAATAACAAGACCGTACACCCTGAGCATATTCGCGCTACCAACGGACCGATTCTAGACATACGTGAATATTGGACGGTTGGCAAAGCCTTCTATGAACCTAAAGATATCACCGTACCCGTACTCCTCATTCATGCGGAGTGGGATATCGATGTACCATTAGATTTGGCACAAAACTTCTTTACTTCCTTAACTGGAGCTGCTTATCGCCGTTGGGTGGAAATCGGAGAAGGTACTCATATGGTACTGCTCGAAAAAAATAGAGTTCAAGCGTTCCAAGCTGTTCAATCATTTCTAAACGAGAACTACACACCAGCGGGTCAATAA
- a CDS encoding MBL fold metallo-hydrolase, protein MTKLPKIYTVGDTTVTRVTEMVISGVPPEIYFPGTWDPSVLEENQQFFPEGLLDENSQLIVSIGTWVVKTPHHTILIDTATGNDKNLPLNPDLANLQLPYLERLQKAGVTPEEVDYVLLTHLHVDHVGWNTKLVDGKWIPTFPNAKYVFPIKEQEYYSSEASHNKENEANFNVYEESVLPIVEAGLTETIGPEGGKLLDIFTFIPTPGHSIGQMSIRLSSGGEEALFGADIMHHPFQVMRPDWNSMYCEFGDQARISRRWALEYVADRPIIYFSTHFPESSAGYVTRSEDGFNWRFI, encoded by the coding sequence ATGACTAAGCTACCTAAGATTTACACCGTAGGCGATACTACGGTTACCCGAGTCACCGAAATGGTAATCAGTGGTGTTCCACCAGAAATTTATTTCCCAGGTACGTGGGATCCCTCTGTATTAGAAGAGAATCAACAATTCTTCCCTGAGGGCTTGCTTGACGAAAATTCGCAACTCATCGTGAGTATTGGCACCTGGGTCGTGAAGACACCCCATCATACGATTCTTATTGATACAGCTACAGGTAACGATAAAAACCTGCCACTAAATCCGGATCTTGCCAATCTGCAGCTACCTTATCTCGAGCGACTTCAAAAGGCAGGCGTTACTCCAGAAGAAGTCGATTACGTGTTACTAACTCATTTGCATGTGGATCACGTGGGTTGGAATACGAAGCTAGTTGACGGTAAATGGATACCTACATTCCCCAATGCCAAATACGTATTTCCTATTAAAGAACAAGAGTATTACTCCAGCGAAGCGAGCCATAACAAAGAAAATGAAGCAAATTTCAATGTTTATGAAGAGAGTGTACTTCCTATCGTTGAGGCAGGCTTGACGGAAACTATCGGTCCAGAAGGCGGAAAGTTACTAGATATATTTACATTCATTCCGACTCCAGGTCACAGTATCGGACAAATGTCTATTCGTCTTTCATCGGGTGGTGAAGAAGCTTTGTTCGGCGCCGATATCATGCATCACCCATTCCAAGTTATGAGACCGGATTGGAATTCTATGTACTGTGAATTTGGCGATCAGGCCCGAATTTCACGCCGCTGGGCTTTGGAATATGTTGCCGATCGTCCAATTATCTATTTCAGTACGCACTTCCCAGAGAGTTCAGCGGGATACGTCACCCGAAGCGAAGACGGTTTCAACTGGCGCTTTATCTAA
- a CDS encoding XRE family transcriptional regulator — protein MNSIGEVIRNTRKKQKLTLKEVAKAGSISVSFLSEIERNKANPSISVLKRIANALNVNFTDLFGEKEQSIVVRKDERKPLVHSEGSRITWYSLSEGSKNKMGPIWGVLEEGATSGDVGVGHSEGEEFVYVHSGCLEFMLGNDRYTLEEGDSIYFDAKTPHSYKNIYKGETLVIAVSTPPTF, from the coding sequence ATGAATTCTATAGGCGAGGTCATTAGAAATACCCGCAAAAAGCAGAAATTAACTCTTAAAGAAGTGGCAAAAGCAGGATCTATCTCAGTCTCTTTTCTCAGCGAAATTGAACGGAACAAAGCAAATCCGTCGATAAGTGTCCTAAAAAGGATTGCCAATGCGTTAAACGTGAATTTTACTGATCTATTTGGAGAGAAAGAACAAAGCATCGTTGTGAGAAAAGACGAACGTAAACCGTTGGTACATTCTGAAGGCTCACGTATTACATGGTATTCCCTTAGCGAGGGAAGTAAAAATAAGATGGGACCAATCTGGGGGGTGCTTGAAGAAGGGGCGACTTCTGGTGATGTTGGCGTAGGACACAGCGAAGGAGAGGAGTTTGTGTATGTCCATTCTGGTTGCCTGGAGTTCATGCTTGGGAATGATCGATATACGTTAGAAGAGGGGGATAGTATATATTTCGATGCCAAGACACCGCATAGCTATAAGAATATATATAAAGGTGAGACCTTGGTGATTGCCGTGTCGACGCCTCCAACTTTTTAA